In a genomic window of Spiroplasma melliferum:
- a CDS encoding DNA topoisomerase IV subunit A, with amino-acid sequence MSNNEKENELVYSLNDIMSERFGRYAKYIIQDRALPDVRDGLKPVQRRILFAMNELRLTFNTSYKKSARIVGEVIGKYHPHGDTSVYDAMVRLSQNWKVRYPLIDMHGNNGSIDGDPAAAMRYTETRLSEISSFLLQDLDKKTVAFAPNFDDSEQEPVVLPALFPNLLVNGSTGIAAGYATNIPPHNLHEIINATIHFIEKPDSTVKDLVKYVKGPDFPTGGIIQGKSGILEAYQTGKGKIIVRSKIEFENNALVITEIPYEVVKQDLVKKIDDIKYNEPGLNIKEVRDETDREGLRIVIELGKQANVETVRKFLLKNTNLQISYNFNMVAIANKQPRQLGLKEILTHYVEHQQEVITNRSRFELARAQKRSEIVAGLIKTISILDEVIAVIRHSKDRSDAIHNLVKKFGFTQIQAEAIVQLRLYRLTSTDILQLKAEQKELIATIAELKAILRDINKLNSVIIHQLELIKKKFASRRRSVIENEIEAIEIQKTETIIEKDLNIWISRDGYLKALENNQLARLATEEFKRKPGDLWIADFQANTSDKILLITSKGNYVIIPVYKIKTVRLRDIGEHVNTISELPGEEKIISAFLLNDFNKKEQYIMLATKNGMIKKTAVKDFEATRISKALKAINLKNDDEVVASQLAGHHPYVVITTANGFIVKYRKKQIPTLGLRTAGVKSINLRDDVVINAGYCEDDNLVLITNLHTGKKISLTEIPTSTRPVKGTRLYKLNKDINELVRWTFLTKGKDILHMLNQKDEIELFNTDKMAVHKLVTANHTLGFENIVDIVIPHYYDLKVIPSKKGLESSSTAGKKHSFHHNEHDNANNIKPLIEVTQATNNSVLNKTESSEKSYNQETITADNTNDEESDLKVKLALMIPPEEIYQVEQVIATAEPITTLDHHPNSKKSINKNIVVKPRGEKMRQKNKNIKETKKKFRKEQQSKQQSEQPVTNVETSIIAAPSEQEPSPLFVRKTFGKVKTTVDMLIEKKQREQAKVALVKAQAQQNNHQKNRKLLVPSLPEEKPTFGKVVTTVETLLKNRQQKIDFEFNNSEKDNPKDKSTIKVKSRTEWLKAIEQAPAGTIKVGLRNVTSNNHEQTMQRVDFKEIKNKSVTKAKFKKDLAIDETKELQLTIHDILDKSKK; translated from the coding sequence ATGAGTAATAACGAAAAAGAAAATGAATTAGTTTATAGTTTAAATGATATTATGTCAGAACGCTTTGGACGTTATGCCAAATATATTATTCAAGATCGAGCCTTACCTGATGTTCGTGATGGTTTAAAACCAGTACAACGCCGTATTTTATTTGCAATGAATGAATTACGATTAACTTTTAATACGAGTTATAAAAAATCGGCACGGATTGTTGGAGAAGTAATTGGAAAATATCATCCTCATGGTGATACATCGGTTTATGATGCAATGGTAAGGTTATCTCAAAATTGAAAAGTTCGTTATCCATTAATTGATATGCATGGAAACAATGGTTCAATTGATGGTGACCCAGCGGCAGCTATGCGTTATACTGAAACTCGTTTAAGTGAAATTTCCTCATTTTTATTACAAGATCTTGATAAAAAAACAGTTGCGTTTGCTCCTAATTTTGATGATTCAGAACAAGAACCAGTTGTATTACCAGCCTTATTTCCAAATTTATTAGTTAATGGTTCAACCGGGATTGCTGCTGGATATGCCACAAATATTCCACCACATAATTTACATGAAATTATTAATGCAACAATTCATTTTATTGAAAAACCAGACAGTACGGTTAAAGATTTAGTAAAATATGTTAAAGGACCTGATTTTCCAACCGGAGGCATTATTCAGGGAAAAAGTGGAATCTTAGAGGCATATCAAACAGGAAAAGGAAAAATTATTGTTCGTAGCAAAATTGAATTTGAAAACAATGCTTTAGTAATTACTGAGATTCCCTATGAAGTTGTTAAACAAGACTTAGTTAAAAAGATTGATGATATTAAATATAATGAACCAGGATTAAATATTAAAGAAGTTCGTGATGAAACAGACCGCGAAGGGTTACGAATTGTTATTGAATTAGGTAAACAAGCTAATGTTGAAACAGTACGGAAATTTTTATTAAAAAATACTAATTTACAAATTTCATATAATTTTAATATGGTTGCTATTGCAAACAAACAACCACGACAATTAGGGCTAAAAGAAATTTTAACCCATTATGTTGAACATCAACAAGAAGTTATTACTAATCGTTCTCGCTTTGAATTAGCACGAGCACAAAAACGCTCAGAAATTGTTGCTGGATTAATCAAAACAATTAGTATTTTAGATGAAGTGATTGCTGTCATTCGCCATTCAAAAGATCGTAGTGATGCAATTCATAATTTAGTAAAAAAATTTGGTTTTACCCAAATTCAAGCAGAAGCAATAGTACAATTACGATTATATCGATTAACTTCAACGGATATTTTGCAATTAAAAGCAGAACAAAAAGAATTAATTGCAACAATTGCTGAATTAAAAGCAATTTTACGTGATATTAATAAATTAAATAGTGTTATTATTCATCAATTAGAATTAATTAAGAAAAAATTTGCTTCTCGTCGTCGTAGTGTGATTGAAAATGAAATTGAAGCAATTGAAATTCAAAAAACAGAAACAATTATTGAAAAAGATTTGAACATTTGAATTTCACGAGATGGATATTTAAAAGCCTTAGAAAATAATCAATTAGCGCGATTAGCAACCGAAGAATTTAAACGAAAACCAGGGGATTTATGAATTGCTGATTTTCAAGCTAATACTTCCGATAAAATTTTGTTAATTACTTCAAAAGGGAATTATGTTATTATTCCAGTTTATAAAATTAAAACAGTTCGACTACGTGATATTGGTGAGCATGTTAATACTATTTCTGAGTTACCAGGAGAAGAAAAAATTATTAGTGCTTTCTTATTAAATGATTTTAATAAAAAAGAACAATACATTATGTTAGCAACTAAAAATGGAATGATTAAAAAAACAGCCGTTAAAGATTTTGAAGCGACACGGATTAGTAAAGCGCTTAAAGCTATTAATTTAAAAAATGATGATGAAGTTGTTGCTAGTCAATTAGCTGGTCATCATCCATATGTGGTCATAACAACAGCAAATGGTTTTATTGTTAAATATCGTAAAAAACAAATTCCAACATTAGGGTTACGAACAGCAGGGGTTAAATCAATTAATCTACGTGATGATGTTGTTATTAACGCGGGTTATTGTGAAGATGATAATTTAGTATTAATTACTAATCTTCATACTGGGAAAAAAATTTCTTTAACAGAAATCCCGACATCAACGCGACCAGTAAAAGGAACACGATTATATAAATTAAATAAAGATATTAATGAACTTGTTCGCTGAACGTTTTTAACAAAAGGGAAAGATATCTTGCATATGTTAAATCAAAAAGATGAAATTGAGTTATTTAATACTGATAAAATGGCTGTTCATAAATTAGTTACTGCCAATCATACCTTAGGTTTTGAAAATATTGTTGATATTGTTATTCCACATTATTATGATTTAAAAGTAATCCCATCAAAAAAAGGATTAGAAAGTAGTAGTACTGCTGGAAAAAAGCATTCGTTTCATCATAATGAACATGATAATGCCAATAATATTAAACCCTTAATTGAAGTAACACAGGCAACAAATAATTCTGTTCTGAATAAGACCGAATCAAGTGAAAAAAGTTATAATCAAGAAACAATCACAGCAGATAATACTAACGATGAAGAAAGTGATCTCAAGGTTAAATTAGCATTAATGATTCCACCAGAAGAAATTTATCAAGTCGAGCAGGTGATTGCAACAGCAGAGCCAATAACAACGCTGGACCATCATCCTAATAGTAAGAAAAGTATTAACAAAAACATTGTGGTTAAACCACGCGGAGAAAAAATGCGCCAGAAAAATAAAAATATAAAAGAAACAAAAAAGAAATTTCGAAAAGAACAACAAAGTAAACAACAATCGGAACAACCAGTAACAAATGTGGAAACTAGCATAATTGCAGCGCCATCTGAACAAGAACCATCACCGTTGTTTGTTCGTAAAACATTTGGAAAAGTAAAAACAACAGTAGATATGCTAATTGAAAAGAAACAACGTGAACAAGCTAAAGTAGCATTAGTAAAAGCACAAGCACAACAAAATAATCACCAAAAAAATAGAAAACTGCTTGTTCCTTCTCTTCCTGAAGAAAAACCAACTTTTGGCAAAGTGGTTACGACAGTGGAGACTCTTCTTAAAAATAGACAACAAAAAATTGATTTTGAGTTTAATAATAGTGAAAAAGATAACCCAAAAGATAAGTCTACGATAAAAGTAAAATCACGAACAGAATGGTTAAAAGCAATTGAACAAGCTCCAGCCGGAACAATTAAGGTAGGGTTAAGAAATGTTACTTCAAATAATCATGAACAAACAATGCAAAGAGTTGATTTTAAAGAAATTAAAAATAAGAGTGTAACAAAAGCTAAATTTAAAAAAGATTTAGCAATTGATGAAACAAAAGAGTTACAATTAACCATCCATGATATTTTAGATAAAAGTAAAAAATAA
- a CDS encoding DNA topoisomerase IV subunit B, protein MSIEDKTLKYDESSIQILEGLDAVRKRPGMYIGSTDVRGLHHLVWEIIDNSIDEALAGYCNEIDIIIYKNNAIMVADNGRGVPTGIHSSGKSTPEVIFSVLHAGGKFGGDGYKTAGGLHGVGSSVVNALSATFDVTIYRDHKVWSIKFANGGQVKEPLTKIGTTTKTGTTVTFLPDHKIFKVIDFSFSTISERIRESAFLNSGVKLTLTDQRTDKKVSYLFNNGLEEFITYMNEDKKSITPIIMLKGVEKQIEVEIALQYSTEFNENLLSFANNVKTSEGGSHVVGFRTGLTKVINDYARKEGLLKEKDKNLDSVDTREGLTAIVSVKIPENLIQYEGQTKGKLGTYEARVAVETIVAKQFGFWLTENKTNAYTIIEKALLARNVCEEARKAREAARNSKKRGNSDRLLTGKLTPAQNRNKFNNEIFLVEGDSAGGSAKLGRDRRFQAILPLRGKVINAEKAKLQDLMNNEEINVMINAIGAGVGNGFDINDANYGKVIIMTDADTDGAHIQTLLLTFFYRYMRPLIENHRVYLALPPLFKITSTKNKHIEYAWDETELKNKLSQFHGKFELQRYKGLGEMNAEQLWETTMNPQTRQLILVTIDDAVMAERRIVTLMGDDAKKRKDWIDENVKFTLEDDFQAIIN, encoded by the coding sequence ATGAGTATTGAAGATAAAACATTAAAGTATGATGAATCATCAATTCAGATTTTAGAAGGACTAGATGCAGTTCGAAAACGTCCAGGAATGTATATTGGGTCAACTGATGTTCGTGGATTACATCATTTAGTTTGAGAAATTATTGATAATTCAATTGATGAGGCATTAGCTGGTTATTGTAATGAAATTGATATTATTATTTATAAGAATAATGCTATTATGGTGGCAGATAATGGGCGTGGTGTTCCAACTGGAATTCATTCATCTGGAAAATCAACCCCAGAAGTAATTTTTTCAGTTTTACATGCTGGTGGAAAATTTGGTGGTGATGGTTATAAAACAGCAGGCGGACTACATGGTGTTGGTTCTTCAGTTGTTAACGCTTTATCGGCCACTTTTGATGTCACAATTTATCGTGATCATAAAGTTTGAAGTATTAAATTCGCAAATGGTGGTCAAGTTAAAGAACCATTAACAAAAATTGGAACAACAACGAAAACGGGAACAACAGTTACTTTTTTACCTGATCATAAGATTTTTAAAGTAATTGATTTTTCTTTTTCAACAATTTCAGAACGAATTCGTGAATCAGCATTTTTAAATAGCGGGGTTAAGTTAACATTGACTGACCAACGAACTGATAAAAAAGTATCATATTTATTTAATAATGGTTTAGAAGAGTTCATTACTTATATGAATGAAGATAAAAAAAGTATTACTCCAATTATTATGTTAAAAGGAGTAGAAAAACAAATCGAAGTTGAAATAGCATTACAATATTCAACTGAATTTAATGAAAATTTACTTAGTTTTGCAAATAATGTTAAAACAAGCGAAGGTGGTAGCCATGTTGTTGGATTCCGAACAGGATTAACAAAAGTAATTAATGATTATGCTCGGAAAGAAGGATTGTTAAAAGAAAAAGATAAAAATCTTGATTCAGTTGATACACGTGAAGGACTAACGGCTATTGTTTCAGTGAAAATTCCTGAAAATTTAATTCAATATGAAGGACAAACCAAAGGAAAATTAGGAACTTATGAAGCTCGGGTTGCAGTTGAAACGATTGTAGCAAAACAATTTGGATTTTGATTAACAGAAAATAAAACAAATGCTTACACTATTATTGAAAAAGCATTATTAGCTCGTAATGTTTGTGAAGAAGCTCGGAAAGCACGTGAAGCAGCGCGCAATAGCAAAAAACGGGGTAATAGTGATCGTTTATTAACAGGAAAATTAACCCCTGCTCAAAATCGAAATAAATTTAATAATGAGATTTTTTTAGTTGAAGGAGATTCTGCTGGGGGAAGTGCCAAATTAGGACGTGATCGTCGTTTTCAAGCAATTTTACCATTACGAGGGAAAGTAATTAATGCTGAAAAAGCAAAACTTCAAGATTTAATGAATAATGAAGAAATTAATGTAATGATTAATGCCATTGGTGCAGGAGTGGGAAATGGTTTTGACATTAATGATGCCAACTATGGTAAAGTAATTATTATGACCGATGCAGATACTGATGGGGCACATATTCAAACTTTACTATTAACATTTTTTTATCGTTATATGCGACCATTAATTGAAAATCATCGTGTTTATCTTGCTTTGCCACCTTTATTTAAGATTACTAGCACCAAAAATAAACATATTGAATATGCATGAGATGAAACAGAATTAAAAAATAAATTAAGTCAATTTCATGGTAAATTTGAATTACAACGTTATAAAGGGTTAGGAGAAATGAATGCAGAACAATTATGAGAAACAACAATGAATCCTCAAACTCGTCAATTAATTTTAGTAACAATTGATGATGCCGTTATGGCTGAAAGACGGATTGTAACCTTAATGGGAGATGATGCTAAAAAACGAAAAGATTGAATTGATGAAAATGTTAAGTTTACTTTAGAAGATGATTTTCAAGCAATCATTAATTAA